Within the Novosphingobium pentaromativorans US6-1 genome, the region TGCTGCATGCGCTGGCGCAGCGGCTTGGCGGGCGTGTCGGTGGAAATGGTAGCCATGGCAAGTTCCTCTCGGTTGAAGGAACTTGCAGGCTCAACGGCGAACTCGCCCCCCGCAAAGCCTCACATTATCGCGCTAGCCCGCCCCACGCGACCCTCCCGCGCAGCGGGTTCGTCCATGTCGGCGTTCGTTCATTACTCATCGTCCGGCCATGGAGGGATCGCAAGGCGACACCCTGCTCCGCAGCACAGACAATCTAACAGTAGTATAATGACCGAAATTCTGGCGCGGGCCGTGAGCCTCCCCGAACTCAAGGCGAAGCTGGTGCAAGCCTGCCGTCATCCAATTCACAGCTTTATTGAAGCAGCCAAAGCCCTAACCGTTGTTATTCACCGGAGCGCGATATGAGGTTGGCGGAAGTGGCGTAAAGCACTGTTCTGAAGTAGGAAATTGGTTGTCGACACCATTCCTAATCAGGACAGAAAATGCCACAAGCCACACCCGCCAGCAGCGAGGTTAGCGCGCGCCGATTTTCGTTTCCAGCCATCGGGCGCAAGAAAGTGAGCGCGGCGTTCGACGGAGGCCGATTGACCTCGGACGGCGGAGTTCTGCTACTGGCGCAGGCGGAGCGCGAGATGCGGATTTGCGCACAGCTCGCCGGCTGCATTGCCGATCCGCGCGCCCCCTCTCGGGTGATCCATGCACTGGACGACATCCTGCGGGCACGGGTCCTGGCGATCTGCTGCGGCTACGAAGATGCCGACGACCTTGATGCTCTGCGCGATGATCCCGGCTTCCGCCTGGCGCTGGGCAAGCTGCCGGGGGCGGGCGCGGGCCTTGCCAGCCAACCGACCATGAGCCGCTGGGAAAACGCGCCGTCCACGCGCGAACTGGCGCACATGATGCAGGTCATGATTGGCATCTACTGCGCCAGCTATCCCAAGCCGCCCAAGGCGGTGACGTTGGATGTTGATGACACCTGCGATGTCGTTCATGGCTACCAGCAGCTGTCGTTCTGGAATGGTCATCACGGCGAGCGCTGCTTCCTGCCGATCCATGTCTACGACACTGCGACCGGCCGGCCGGTCGCGATGCTGCTGCGCACCGGCAAGACACCTTCGGGCGCGGAGGCCGCAGGGCATATTCGCCGCCTCGTCCGGCATATCCGTCGACACTGGCCGGAAACGCACATCACCATCCGCGGCGATGGGCACTATGGCCGCCCCGAGGTCATGGCCTTCTGCGAGGCGGCCGGCGTCGACTATGTGTTTGGTCTGCCGACCAACGCTGCGTTGCGCGCCGATCCGGTAATCGTCGCGGCCGCCGATGCCTGTGCGGTCAAGCGCGCCGAAGAAGGCCGGGTAATCCTGCGCCACTATGCAGAGACCCACTATGGCGCGAAAAGCTGGAAGTGCCAGCGCCGCGTCGCCGCCCGGATCGAGGCGAGCATGCTCGGCATGGACATCCGGTATGTCGTCACCTCCCTGGCAGGCGGCTCCGCCGAGCACATCTACGACACGCTCTACTGTGCTCGCGGCCAGGCCGAGAACCTCATCAAGATGCACAAGACCCAGCTTGCCAGCGACCGCACCTCGTGCCGCTCGGCCAATGCCAACCAGATGCGCCTCATCCTCCACACCGCCGCCTACTGGCTGATGTGGCGCATCCGACAAACCATCCCGAAAGCCGCGTCGCTGGCCACTGCAGAGTTCGCGACCTTGCGCCTGCGGCTCATAAAGGTCGCCGCCCGCGTCATCGAAACCGCCACGCGCATACGCGTCGCCTTCGCCTCAGCATGCCCTGACGCCAGCACGTTCCGCGCCGTCGCCGCCGGGGTCAGGCTCGCACCGACATAGCCAACGCGGCCGCGCCGCCGAGATGCCGATCCTGCCCTTCAACCCCGCAAACCTATCGAACACCCGCGGTGAAAAAGACGCAGCGAACCGGCTCGCCCCCTTCACTCTGCAAGCCCAAACTCAGCACCAGCGCTCACGGAAATAGAGATCCGGTGAATAGGACGGGCTAAATCTCTCGACATCCTTGTCGAAGAAGTAGATCGCCGGTGCCTCGTAAGAGACAAGGTAGAGCTGTCCGTTGATCATGGCGCCGACCGCTTCTCCCTTCCGGCGCACTTCGTCGTCGGCCTTGGTGAAGCTGTAGGTGAAGCGAATGCCGTTGTGGCCGTCGAGAACCGCTGGTACCTGCGTATCGACGGTCATCTGGTTGACAGCGAACTGGCTGCGATATGTCGTTTCAAGCAACGTCGGAATATCTGTGACGAGCATGTTCGCTGTCACCTTGGGAAGCGGGCGGTTCTTCTTGTCACGTTCACGCAGAAGCGGCCGGCCCTCAGGTACGCCTCCAAAGAATGTCACCTTGTTCAGCGCGTCTCCATCAAGCGTCCAGACCTCTACGTTCTTGCCTTCCTGAAGGCTCAGCTTGTTCCATTCGCCCGTCGGCGTGGCGTACATCCGGGACTTGGCAATGCCGGATCGCGGGCCGGCGCCGATAAGTGAGTTCGCAAGGCACGGCGATGATACGGCCGCGAGAAGTGCAAGGGCAGCGAGAGCGGTGCGCGACATGGACATACCTCAGTTCGGCAAAAGGGTTTTGATGATCGCCGCATCGGACGCGTCAGGAACTGCAGCCAGATAGGCGGAGAGCGCTGCCCGGCCTTCATCGACCTGTCCATTGCGGATCAGGGCCAGGCCCAGGTTCCTGTCGAGTTCCGGTCCAGCATAACCTGCGGCCTTTGCTTCCCGATAGAATTGGCTGGCGAGTTGCAGATCGCGAGGATTGGCGCGCGCCCGATACAATTCCCCACGGGCGAACTGCAGTTCGGGGGTCCAGCCGGACCGTGCTGCAAGGTTCGAGAGGATGTAATCCGCCCCGCCGAAGTCGTTCAGCTTGTTCTGCGCAGCCAGAAACCTTGGGAGATATGGTGCAATGGCGTCCTGCAGTTCTTGCGTTCGCGGATCGCCACCAGCGGGCAGTTTGTCCGCCGCTTCAGACAAGTAGGCCGCGCGATTGAGCGAGGTCGGGTGCGTGTCAAAGAACCCCGCGCTGTACCTTTGCTTCGCCTTGAGCTTCCTGCCACGTGCGGTGGCATCCTGCTCAGCCATTAGCGATTGCCATACCTCGGAAGCGGAATGCGCAGGGTAACCCGATTGTGCCAGATACTTGAGACCCAGCAGGTCGGCGGCTGTTTCCTGATCACGGCTGAACCGAAAAATTGAGCCAGCTAGCGACAGTTGTGTATCGCCGGTCGGCGTGTTCGTGATGCCGCCCAGCACGGTCATCCATGCCATGACATCGGTTGTGGCGCGGCGGTTCTTGAACCCGCTCAGGCTGTGACGCAGCTCAAAATGCGCGAACTCGTGCCCCAGCACCGCTGCCAGCTCACCTTCGTTGCGCACGCGCAGAAGCAGGCCAGATTGAACCTGCATCGCGCCGTTGGGCATCATGGATGCGTTAAATCTTGGATCTTCGATGGCGTACACACGAACGCCGGAGCAACGGTCTTGGCCAACGACCCGGCACAATACGCTGAGCAGATACTTCTCGAGATTGCCGTCGCGGATACGCAAGGGGCTGTCGCGTAGTTGGCGTTCGATCTCGTCGACCTGCATCCACAGGCCGCGTTCATCCACGCTCGTCGGCTCGTAGGCCGGCGTGTAGGGCGGGAGCGCGAGTGCGGCGTCGGTGGCATGGCCTGACGCCCCCGCGAGACTCAGTAGCGCGACCGCCAAGAGTGCCAGATTCCGACGCATCTCAGTTGCCTGCAACTGCTACGTCAGCGGGCTTGCCCGGGAAGCCCTCAAGCAACTGCGAGACGCGCTTCTGCGCGCCTTCAGGTGTGCGCACGTCGCCGCCCATCTGACGATCGGCGTTGAGCCAGACAAGTTCGCCAGTCTTCAAGTCGACGAGGCCGGCATGGCCGACATGAACGCCCGAGGTTACCCCCACGCCGCCCAGCATCCCGACGATCTGCAGCACCTTGCGACCGGTCGATCCGTATTCGTCGTGCGTGGTGATGAATAGCGCGTAGTCCGCGCCATCGAGCGACTTCAGCCTCGACAGGCCGTTGCCCATGCCCCAGTCGAAGCTCTTGCTGTGCTTCTTGGTGGGCAGCCGGTTCCCGGGAAAGAACTGGTACTCGATCACCGAGTTCGCGACCGCGCTGAACAAGTGCGAGTATTGTGTAACCAGCGGGCCATCGCCCGTTGCCTGGTCGGAATACTCGACCACGACGTTACCGAGCTTCGACTGCGCGGCGGCGAGCGCGGTGGTGAGATATTCGCGAGCCTGCGCCGTCCAGTCTGCGTTCGGCTCGAACATGCCGCCGGTCGACTGCGCACCGACATCGATAACCGGCCGCATCAGAACGATGCGGACAGTGCCGGGCTTCAGCGCAAAGCCTTCCTTGCTCCCCGTCTTCTCCTGCGCCATCGACGGCACCGCTGCGCACATTGTCGCCGCGAGCGCTGCAGCGCGCATCCAATTTGCAGTTTTCATGAACCCCCTCATTGAATACTCTCGCAGTATGCATTTTCTGACGATAAGAAAAGACTTTCATTCTTCCGTTAAATTTCGTTCACCCGCTGATTGCTGCGATTTCCGACTGCCCCCGATTTTGCCGTCGTAGCGCTTGCCATAGACGATATCTGAAACCGGTCCTTCGTTGCCCGATCAGCCTTGATGAACGAATGGCTGGAATCATGAAGCCGATTTAAACCGCTCTACGTCCGGTTTGTCGAAGGATTTCGGGCGCTTGCGTACGAAATCCTTCGACAAAGCTGACATAGCGCCTGCGGCCGAAGTGCGCCCATTTCGGTCGATCAGAGGATGATTTGATGCGTCAGGGAGTGGACCGTCCGGATTCTCTTACTGACCAAGTTTGCCAACAGTTGGGAAGGATAAGCAGCGGCCTTTCGACATTCTCGGCGGCGATTTCGTTTAAACTTTTGGCAAGGCCTAACCTTTAGATCTTGCATGACCATAGTCGGGATGTGCCATGAGATTGCGTAACCGCCCCTGGAAACTTCTGGCTTTACTGATTTTCGGGACGATCAGCCTAATATTTTTTGGTATCAACCTCATTAGTGGTCCAATCGAACTAAGGCGATTGGGGGAGGTGAGTGCCGCAGGGACGCCCATCAAGTTCGTAATCGTAGTTATTGGATATATATTCCTCTGGATGGGTTTGACCTTTATGTGGGTTATATTTGCGCATGAGTGGGGGCGAGATCATCGTCCGCGGTTCAAGCCACCGTTAGATGAGCCCGATAAGCGTAGCCCCCTTTAGCTTATCTATTCCCGAACTGCGCCCACCTTTGCCGTTCGGCTCCGGCTTTCCAGCGCGAGTAATCCGACCTTCAGCCATGACGTGGTCTGAGACAAAGCTGCCGGCTGCCGCCGCTCCTTGGAACGTCCGCCTACGTCGAGAACGGTCATTTGTGGATCCCGTTAGCCGTCTCTCTCCTATGCCCAGGCCCTGGACGATCCGGAACGTTTCCTTCGGAACGGGGCAAGGCGATAGCTGCCATCTCAAACAGCGAACCGGTTCGTCACGAAGATATTATCGAGACGAGCCCCCATCTGCTGGCTATGCAATTGCTGCCCTGTCGAGCTAAGTTTCGGATACACTGCGCGCATGACAAACGATGCCGATGGCGGCGCACGCAATCATCATTTCGTGCCGCAATATTATCTGAAGGGTTTTGCGAAGCCGCGTTCGAAAGACGGCAAGCTGACCGTGTTCGACCTCAAGGACCGAAAGGGTTTCGTGACCCGACCGCGCAATGTCGCGGCACGCCGCGACTATAATCGCATTGAGATTGAGGGCCAAGATCCGAACGTCGTAGAAAGCAAGCTTGCCGACCTGGAAGCGCTCGGCGATCAGGCGTTCCGACGGATCATCGCGGCGCGGTCGATCGAAGACCGTGACGATTTTTCGTTCGTCCATGTCCTGATCGCGCGTATCGCGATTTCCAATCCCGCGTTTCGCGATCAGCGCGACCAAATCATCAGCCAGGTCGGATCGATGATGATACGCAATATGGTCGCCACGCCAGAGCGGTGGGACGCGGTTACAGGACACATGGGGCCGGAGCTTGGTGCCGACCCAATCCCCTATGAGCAAGCGCGTGCCGCCGTTGAGGGCGGCAGCATCGTGGCGAATGCCACGAAAGAGACACTGATCGAGCAGGAAATCCTGCTGTGGCCATCGATCCTGCCAATGCTGGAGCAGCGAAAATGGACGCTGTTGATCGCGCCGCCGGGCTCGGCTGGGTTCATCACCTCGGATCGTCCGTTCTCGCTGCGGTGGAACGACGAGACGATGAACCGCGGACCTTATGGCGTCGGGCTCGGCTGCACCGACACCACATTAATCTTCCCGATCAGCCACGATCTCGCAGTGATCGGCAGTTTCGAGCACGGCGGAGGCGCCAATGTCGTCGATGAAAGCATCGTTGCTGCCGTTAATTTCGCGCTCTTTCAGGCGGCGATGCGGCAGGTTTATGCGTCCGCAGATTTCTCGATCACGGACGTCGGCAAGGTCGTCCGCCCCTTTTCCCAGAGCGAGGTTTGGCGGCGTGTCCGCGAGCGCCCGGCCGCCCCATCCTGATATTGTGCGGCTGAATTGCCGAAAGGATCAAATCTCGCCGATGGGCGTCATCGCGGCGATCGCAGGCGCCACGTGGCTGTCCCAATATCGCAGCAGCGGCGAGACCGTCAGCAGATAGACCAGCCAGCACGCCGAGATCGCCTCGTCGGAGAAGAAGGCATTCCAGCCCAGCTTGCCGTGCGCCAACTCGTGTCGAAGCGCAGGGCCGGGCCTGAAATTCAGCAGCGCATCGAGCTCCCACACCATGTCGATGCCGAGGATCGCTTCTAGGTCTGCGCGGCAATATCCCAGCAGGATATTGAGCGGCCGGTCCCCTTCGATACCGTCTTCCTCCATCTTCGCCGAGTCCCGTCCCGACATCTGGAGGATATGGCGCAATGAATTCTCGATCTGCGGCAAGAGCAGGTGCCCGGCTGTCGCATAGTCGCCCTGCCACAGTCGCGCGAAGCCCACCGAGAAGATGGGATGGTGTCCGGCAGGGATGAAGCTGCTCATCTGTACGATCGGCAGCATATGCTGTTCGTTGATCGAAAACCGCTCCAGCACCGCCTGGCGAGCGGGCTCGATATTGCCGTGAACCCGGAAGCGCCGCACGATCGACATGTGACGGATGGCGTGTTCCTTGTACCACGCTTCGCTCGGCTGATCGTCGAAGTCGAGTGACGGCCCGCGCGCCACTTCGCGGCCCTCATGGTCGGCGTAGCTGGTCGCGAATAGGTTCGAGAGCGGGAAGTCCTTGGCCTGCTGGAGCACCAGTGCCTTCAGCTTTTCGACATCGTCGGGCTTGGAGAAACCCGCCATCGATCGCAGCGCGTCGGTCAGGCCCAGCGCCTTGAACTGCGCGTATGTCTGGTCGCGGACCTCTTCGATCCCGTCGAGCTTGAAGGGAATGCCTGAGAATTCGTCGAGCGCCTTGTCCTGCAACTCGCGCAGGCGGCGGCGCATTTCTTCGACGCGATCCTTGGCATCGCCCCGCGCTCGGAATTCGCGCAGCGCCTGCTTGACCCAATGCGCCTTTGCAGAACTCGATGGCACGGTATCGGCCATGGCGAGCGTCCGTTCGATCGATTTGATCGCGGCGTTGCGGCTGGCATCCTCGTCGCCCGCGCGGTCATAGGCATCGGCCGCAAGGTTCCAGCACTCCTTGACCGCCATGTCATAGTCTTCCGGCGGGGCGGTGGACGCGAGGCTGGCGGCGGTTTCGGCGACTTCCTCGGCGGGGATCAGCTTGTGCTGGAGGACGCGCCGCCCAAGCTGGGCGAGCGGGAAATAGGCGCGTTCGGCAACCGCGTTGTCGAAAGCGAGGCGCAAGGTTTCGGCGATCGGCTCGACCAGTGTTCCCCGCTTGGCGATACGGGCATTGATCATGAAGCTGCGTTCAATCGGCTTCACGCAGTCCATCGCCCGCGTGCCGATGTCGGGAAACTCCAGCGCGGCGCTGCCATCGGCAATACGGCGCGCGACTTCGCAATAGGCGTCGACCGCCGTGCGCCCGGCCCGGCGCACGCCTGTCTCATAGGCGACGTCCGCAAAGCGTGCGCGCAGCGTCGGATGGAGGATGCCGGGCGCGAGATCGGCGAGGACTTCACTCTGATTGCCCCGGAAATCGTGCGGGATCGCCGTTCGCCGCGTTCCGTTCTGCCACTGCAAACCGAACGGATCGCCTTCGCTCTCGACCCGAAGATGCAGACCTACTAGCGCCGAGACAAGGCGGTAGACGCGTTCGGCCCGCACGTCGCCACAATCGGTCGCGTCCTTGACCTTCGACCAGAACAGATCGACCAGCGAATGCCGATCTAGGCGGGCCATGCTACCGGTAAGCGCATTCAGATCGACCGACGCGAAGTCGTCAATCGTCACCTCTTCATAGAGCGGCTGCGGTTCAGCGGGCTGCCCAGTGTCCTCGTCATCTGCGCCGAGAGCTGCATTGTCGTCACTCATCTGGGATGCCCCAAGTCTTTGTCCCAATCTCTAGCCATAGATAGCAATAGTGGGGTCGCAGGAGAATGGCGCAGGCCGATTGCCTTATCTTGATCCAAGTGGGTGACTAGGCCACATCGATGTCGCGCACCGCGAAGTCGTTCCTGCGAACTGCGGCCGCGTCGCCGGCTGAGCGCAAGCCGGGTTCGGCGACGATCGAGCTGATCGCCTATAGCCCCGAGGACATCTTGCGCGCGATCGCCAGTTCGGCATTCGGCTTTCCCGGCTATGTGCCGACCTTCCGCCTCGACATTGTCCATGACGGCGAGACCGAGCGGTTCATCGGCCTGCCCGAATGGGACGGCACCAAGCCCGATTTCGCCAAGGTGATCGCGCAGCATTTCAACGGCGACGACTTCTCCTATTTCCTCGCCTGCCATTTCGGCGAGAACCGGACGATGAACCGCGACATCATGACCGATCTCGGGCTGCGCTATTCGGTATTCCGCGAGACCGACGCCGGCCCCGAGCGCGTCCGCGTGCAGAGCTCGATCATCGTGCCGGTCAAGGGCGAGATCCGCTCGATCAACCATCTGATCGACGCCCATGTCGACGAGGTCCACCAGATCGTCGCGCCCTTCAAGCGGATCGATCAGGGGTTCGCGCAGACGATCCAGGCCTTCATCAACAACGACATGCCGCTGGCCGAGCGGCGGCTGGCCGAACTGATCGCGGATGCGCCTGCGCAGGAAGAGGTCTCCTATTGGATGGGCGATCTCGACGCCTGCGATGTTTGCGAGCATCCGTTCGCGCTGCTGCGGTTCATGGTCGATGGCGATATCGGTCCCTGCTGTGCCAATATCTGCGCCCGCTGCTTCAACCAGCACGGCGTCGGCCTCGGCACCGGCTATGGCCAGGTGTATGAAAGCACGCCCGAAGGCTGGCTCTGTGTCGCAGGATGATGCTGCGCGCCGGTGCGGCGGAGCGGCGCATTTCGCTTGGCGAATCTTTAAGCTGGATCACGGTTTTGCGGGTCCCACGCATCTGCCGACCGCTGGCTTTAATCCGGGTGATCGGCAGCTATTATCGGGATCGGACATTCCTCTAAGGAGCTGCGAACGGCCACTCTGGTCGGCAGCCGACGCCGCACGATCGAAAGCCTTCTCACAACGCGGCTCCGAACCGGACATTCGCCTGTCGGTCACTCTTTGCGCGTTCAGGAATAAATAGCTGCCAGCCTGCACTTGAGGCTTTAAAGGCGGCTGCGGAATGGCTGCGATGGGTCGACTTTTGGTCTAGCGTCATCGACGACCACGGTACGGTTCACAGGCGATTCCATCCCCGTCACCGTCCATCTCAGGACGATATCCAGGTTGACCGCGATAAATCGGCGCAGCGCCTGCTGCCCATGCTGCAGCACAATTCCGATAGTAGACACCACTTGAACGGTTGCTTTGTACGAACGGCCGCTGCGGGGTACCCTGCGGGTTCACCTTGGGGCGCTCTGGCGGGCGATAGTCAGTCGGATGCGCAGCACGATAGTCAGCTGGTACATCGAATTCCGAACCCCAAATTCCGGTTCGCCTCCGCTTGGCGAGGGCCTCATTCTCCAGATATGCGCGACTGAACTGCGGCAGGGCAACAGCGAGCCCCGCGTCAATCATTGCCTCCCCGAGATCCGACCATCCTACCTCACAAATTGCAACAATTCGGTCGTAGCTGTCGATAGCCCGTTGTTTGCATTTTACTGGCTTTCCGTTGGCCAAGCTGGAAAGGAGAGCCGTGGCATCTTGCCCGCAATTCCAGCGTTCACCATTCCGATTGCAGCTTTGCTGGGCTTCTACAGCATCGATGCCGTGTAGTCGAACGCGCTGGCCGCCAATGTCTATCGTGTCGCCATCGATAACTTTAGCCGTGCCTACGATCGTCTGAGCATTGGCCCCGGTGGGTAGCAGAAAAAACAATACCGGAAGTAGACGCCACATCTTATTTTGCTCACAGGAGAGGCAATATCATGGCATCATGCCTAGTCATTCGGTTAACGGCAATGACGTCCAGTCTTGGGCATCCAGAGTGGAAAAGCAGACCAGCGGCAACTGGAAGTGCAAATTTGACTGCTGAATGACCATAAGTGGGTCGAATGCTGCCGCCTTGATCGCTGCCAAAGATGCGGCAAGAGCCGCCGACAGAGCTGCCGTTCAGCCGTCCAAATCAGCTCTTCGAAACTGGCCGTCCGTTCATTTGGCGCCGAGACGACAACGAACGGCCGGAATCAGGGCCGTCATTGGGGCCCGAATGGCCCGGTTTGTCGGGGGGAGCGGACGTTGGTCGTCTGCGCTCCAATGTTTGCACGGGCCGAAAGCGGAATGTCCGGTTACGGGAAGAGAAGTCGGGAAAGCTGCCGTTGATTTCAGAATGCCTTGGTGAGCCCGAACTCTGTGCGCAGGCGCTTCTGGTCATAGAAGGCAATGGTGGAGTAGGTGCGGCTCCATGTGACTTTGACGGATGGGGCGAAGCCGGCAATGTTCCAGTCGCGCTTGTAGATGCTGGCGCTGGCCTGCAGCGACCAGTCGCGGCGCGTCCTGCCGAAGACCCCGAGCCTCTCGTCGTTGATCTGTCGGCCGACCTCGATGCCCAGTTGCGGGCGCA harbors:
- a CDS encoding IS1380 family transposase; translation: MPQATPASSEVSARRFSFPAIGRKKVSAAFDGGRLTSDGGVLLLAQAEREMRICAQLAGCIADPRAPSRVIHALDDILRARVLAICCGYEDADDLDALRDDPGFRLALGKLPGAGAGLASQPTMSRWENAPSTRELAHMMQVMIGIYCASYPKPPKAVTLDVDDTCDVVHGYQQLSFWNGHHGERCFLPIHVYDTATGRPVAMLLRTGKTPSGAEAAGHIRRLVRHIRRHWPETHITIRGDGHYGRPEVMAFCEAAGVDYVFGLPTNAALRADPVIVAAADACAVKRAEEGRVILRHYAETHYGAKSWKCQRRVAARIEASMLGMDIRYVVTSLAGGSAEHIYDTLYCARGQAENLIKMHKTQLASDRTSCRSANANQMRLILHTAAYWLMWRIRQTIPKAASLATAEFATLRLRLIKVAARVIETATRIRVAFASACPDASTFRAVAAGVRLAPT
- a CDS encoding M48 family metallopeptidase translates to MDERGLWMQVDEIERQLRDSPLRIRDGNLEKYLLSVLCRVVGQDRCSGVRVYAIEDPRFNASMMPNGAMQVQSGLLLRVRNEGELAAVLGHEFAHFELRHSLSGFKNRRATTDVMAWMTVLGGITNTPTGDTQLSLAGSIFRFSRDQETAADLLGLKYLAQSGYPAHSASEVWQSLMAEQDATARGRKLKAKQRYSAGFFDTHPTSLNRAAYLSEAADKLPAGGDPRTQELQDAIAPYLPRFLAAQNKLNDFGGADYILSNLAARSGWTPELQFARGELYRARANPRDLQLASQFYREAKAAGYAGPELDRNLGLALIRNGQVDEGRAALSAYLAAVPDASDAAIIKTLLPN
- a CDS encoding DUF4238 domain-containing protein; translation: MTNDADGGARNHHFVPQYYLKGFAKPRSKDGKLTVFDLKDRKGFVTRPRNVAARRDYNRIEIEGQDPNVVESKLADLEALGDQAFRRIIAARSIEDRDDFSFVHVLIARIAISNPAFRDQRDQIISQVGSMMIRNMVATPERWDAVTGHMGPELGADPIPYEQARAAVEGGSIVANATKETLIEQEILLWPSILPMLEQRKWTLLIAPPGSAGFITSDRPFSLRWNDETMNRGPYGVGLGCTDTTLIFPISHDLAVIGSFEHGGGANVVDESIVAAVNFALFQAAMRQVYASADFSITDVGKVVRPFSQSEVWRRVRERPAAPS
- a CDS encoding DUF7380 domain-containing protein, which produces MSDDNAALGADDEDTGQPAEPQPLYEEVTIDDFASVDLNALTGSMARLDRHSLVDLFWSKVKDATDCGDVRAERVYRLVSALVGLHLRVESEGDPFGLQWQNGTRRTAIPHDFRGNQSEVLADLAPGILHPTLRARFADVAYETGVRRAGRTAVDAYCEVARRIADGSAALEFPDIGTRAMDCVKPIERSFMINARIAKRGTLVEPIAETLRLAFDNAVAERAYFPLAQLGRRVLQHKLIPAEEVAETAASLASTAPPEDYDMAVKECWNLAADAYDRAGDEDASRNAAIKSIERTLAMADTVPSSSAKAHWVKQALREFRARGDAKDRVEEMRRRLRELQDKALDEFSGIPFKLDGIEEVRDQTYAQFKALGLTDALRSMAGFSKPDDVEKLKALVLQQAKDFPLSNLFATSYADHEGREVARGPSLDFDDQPSEAWYKEHAIRHMSIVRRFRVHGNIEPARQAVLERFSINEQHMLPIVQMSSFIPAGHHPIFSVGFARLWQGDYATAGHLLLPQIENSLRHILQMSGRDSAKMEEDGIEGDRPLNILLGYCRADLEAILGIDMVWELDALLNFRPGPALRHELAHGKLGWNAFFSDEAISACWLVYLLTVSPLLRYWDSHVAPAIAAMTPIGEI
- a CDS encoding thermonuclease family protein — encoded protein: MWRLLPVLFFLLPTGANAQTIVGTAKVIDGDTIDIGGQRVRLHGIDAVEAQQSCNRNGERWNCGQDATALLSSLANGKPVKCKQRAIDSYDRIVAICEVGWSDLGEAMIDAGLAVALPQFSRAYLENEALAKRRRTGIWGSEFDVPADYRAAHPTDYRPPERPKVNPQGTPQRPFVQSNRSSGVYYRNCAAAWAAGAAPIYRGQPGYRPEMDGDGDGIACEPYRGRR